A region of Paraburkholderia largidicola DNA encodes the following proteins:
- a CDS encoding response regulator has translation MSHGEAVGKSVGIVLVEDDDGHATLVERNLRRAGISNGFVRFGDGQEALDYFFGEPRAGDRANGRPARDELANYVVLLDLKMPRVDGFEVLRRLKESPSTSSMPVIVLTTTDDPREIERCYELGCNVYITKPVEYDAFIEAVRRLGFFLQVVKLPPGQRYAPAA, from the coding sequence ATGTCACACGGGGAAGCGGTCGGTAAGTCGGTCGGCATCGTGCTGGTCGAGGACGATGACGGGCATGCTACGCTCGTCGAGCGCAATCTGCGGCGTGCGGGGATTTCAAACGGTTTTGTCCGCTTCGGCGACGGCCAGGAGGCGCTCGATTATTTCTTCGGCGAGCCGCGCGCCGGCGACCGCGCCAATGGCCGCCCGGCGCGCGACGAACTCGCGAATTACGTGGTGCTGCTGGACCTGAAGATGCCGCGCGTCGATGGCTTCGAAGTGTTGCGGCGGCTGAAGGAGTCGCCGTCGACGTCGTCGATGCCCGTGATCGTGCTCACGACCACCGACGATCCACGCGAAATCGAACGCTGTTACGAACTGGGCTGCAACGTCTACATCACGAAGCCGGTCGAATACGATGCATTCATCGAAGCCGTGCGACGGCTGGGCTTTTTCCTGCAGGTCGTGAAGCTGCCGCCGGGGCAGCGCTACGCACCGGCAGCATGA